A genomic segment from Nodularia sphaerocarpa UHCC 0038 encodes:
- a CDS encoding KH domain-containing protein, giving the protein MFLNRSVPQPHPNAGIISSKASPDYVGLVKFLMQPFLESPETLSIDCEISQTLKRVWIRIAFESQDKGKVFGRGGRNIQAIRTVIAAAAEFAGESVYLDMYGSNGLGREGMSSDEDQQERSPSAISKAPSPEIKPRDTTVNIPRPIVKPRTR; this is encoded by the coding sequence ATGTTTTTGAACAGGTCAGTGCCACAACCGCATCCTAACGCCGGAATAATATCCTCAAAAGCTAGTCCCGACTATGTTGGGCTAGTTAAGTTTTTGATGCAGCCATTTTTAGAATCTCCAGAGACTTTAAGTATTGATTGTGAAATTTCTCAGACTCTAAAACGAGTTTGGATTCGCATCGCCTTTGAAAGCCAAGACAAGGGGAAAGTTTTTGGTAGAGGGGGTCGCAATATTCAGGCGATTAGAACGGTAATTGCAGCAGCAGCAGAATTTGCCGGAGAATCAGTATACCTGGATATGTACGGCAGTAATGGTTTGGGACGAGAGGGAATGTCTTCTGATGAAGATCAGCAAGAGCGATCGCCTTCAGCAATCAGCAAAGCGCCATCGCCAGAAATTAAACCGCGAGACACAACTGTAAATATACCCAGACCTATTGTTAAACCCCGAACTCGTTAG
- a CDS encoding ChuX/HutX family heme-like substrate-binding protein — protein sequence MNNNLKDFLEACENLGTLRIIVTSSAAVLEARGKIEKLFYAELPKGKYANMHTEGFEFHFNMDKITQVKFETGEAKRGNFTTYAIRFLDEKQEVALSLFLQWGKPGEYEPGQVEAWQNLQQQYGEIWQPVPIETL from the coding sequence ATGAATAACAATTTGAAAGACTTTTTAGAAGCTTGTGAAAACTTAGGAACTTTACGGATTATTGTCACCAGCAGCGCTGCTGTATTAGAAGCTCGTGGCAAAATAGAAAAATTATTTTATGCCGAATTGCCCAAAGGTAAATATGCCAATATGCACACCGAAGGCTTTGAATTTCACTTTAACATGGATAAAATTACTCAAGTTAAATTTGAAACAGGAGAAGCGAAACGAGGTAACTTTACCACCTATGCAATTCGCTTCTTAGATGAGAAACAAGAAGTTGCTTTAAGTTTATTTTTGCAATGGGGTAAACCTGGAGAATATGAACCCGGACAAGTAGAAGCTTGGCAAAATTTACAGCAACAGTATGGCGAAATTTGGCAACCCGTACCCATTGAAACCTTATAA
- a CDS encoding ABC transporter ATP-binding protein, whose product MAKFRDILNYFHSDWKLSVLTIAASSVYEIIDLVVPYGIGQILNVLSNQPLDRPLQSAIASISKLINYPVNQTLSLGVLLGLIFLVTVVKAPTQPWLTIWFHWDIPLRARRDQTQAAIAKILTLPLEFYDENNPGRISGRVARGLANHTWTYPEIAGQLIPKLFRVLGIFGFILLISWQIAVLYLISFIFILAFSLKTLRQIIRHEGRLDKYMEGTESRTSELITNIKTVKAFATESQELNRQKQRLERELTVVDHRIHKGYVKLVTLQKTVIQFCVFVILGLTLAATLDGRISLGHFVMTLTLSSMAYAELEPISTLAELFARRYSSMVRFHEFLQAPIASDSVGLLDERNQAEPPLKFTGKIELSHVTFGYDDSRQVLQDINLLIEPYQTVALVGRSGSGKSTLVKLLLRYFEPQEGEISIDGQDIRTLDVGKYRRRLAIVHQEVDIFNGTILDNLTYGRPNATLEQVKEACRIARVDEVMEHLPQGYYTVVGERGVRLSGGQRQRLGIARALLVEPDVLIFDEATSSLDYESERAIQLAMRSIQGTCTTIVIAHRLSTVREADKIVVLDQGRIAEVGSHDQLLHHEGIYRRLHSLQETGELLS is encoded by the coding sequence ATGGCCAAATTTCGAGATATTCTCAATTACTTTCATTCAGACTGGAAGCTGAGTGTTTTAACTATTGCCGCATCCAGCGTTTACGAAATTATTGATTTGGTTGTTCCTTATGGGATTGGGCAAATTTTAAATGTTTTGTCTAATCAACCTTTGGATAGACCATTACAAAGTGCGATCGCCAGTATTTCAAAACTTATCAATTATCCAGTTAATCAAACACTATCTTTAGGTGTATTACTAGGTTTAATTTTTTTAGTCACCGTAGTTAAAGCGCCCACACAGCCTTGGCTTACCATTTGGTTTCACTGGGATATCCCTTTAAGGGCGCGTCGAGATCAAACCCAAGCAGCCATAGCCAAAATTCTCACACTCCCACTGGAATTTTATGATGAAAATAACCCCGGACGCATTTCTGGGCGAGTAGCCAGAGGTCTGGCTAACCATACTTGGACATATCCCGAAATTGCTGGACAGTTAATTCCTAAACTATTTCGTGTGCTGGGAATATTCGGATTTATCTTATTGATTTCATGGCAAATTGCGGTTTTATATCTCATTTCCTTTATATTTATCCTCGCCTTTAGTTTAAAGACTTTGCGGCAGATAATTCGCCACGAAGGTCGCCTAGATAAATATATGGAAGGGACAGAAAGCCGCACATCAGAATTGATTACTAATATCAAAACAGTCAAAGCATTCGCCACAGAATCCCAGGAATTAAACCGACAAAAGCAACGTTTAGAGCGAGAATTAACCGTAGTTGATCATCGGATTCATAAAGGTTATGTCAAACTGGTGACTTTGCAAAAAACTGTAATTCAGTTTTGCGTGTTCGTAATCTTAGGTTTAACTTTAGCTGCAACTTTAGATGGGAGGATTAGTCTCGGTCACTTTGTCATGACTTTAACTCTTTCTAGTATGGCTTATGCTGAATTGGAACCTATTAGCACACTCGCAGAACTTTTTGCCCGTCGCTATTCTTCGATGGTACGATTTCACGAGTTTTTGCAAGCACCAATTGCATCAGATTCAGTTGGTCTTTTAGACGAGAGAAACCAAGCTGAACCACCATTAAAATTCACTGGAAAAATTGAGTTATCACACGTTACTTTTGGATATGATGACAGCCGTCAAGTTTTGCAAGATATCAACTTATTGATTGAACCATATCAAACCGTGGCGTTAGTTGGGCGTTCTGGTTCTGGTAAGTCTACTTTAGTAAAATTGCTGCTGCGCTATTTTGAACCTCAAGAAGGTGAGATTTCCATTGATGGTCAAGATATTCGCACCTTGGATGTAGGTAAGTATAGGCGCAGGCTGGCGATCGTTCACCAAGAAGTGGACATTTTCAACGGGACGATATTGGATAACCTCACCTACGGTAGACCAAATGCGACTCTAGAACAGGTCAAGGAAGCCTGTAGGATTGCCAGAGTTGATGAAGTGATGGAACACCTGCCCCAAGGTTATTACACCGTTGTAGGGGAACGTGGTGTCAGATTATCCGGAGGACAAAGACAGCGCCTAGGAATTGCGAGGGCGTTGCTAGTGGAACCAGATGTGCTGATATTTGACGAAGCTACCTCTAGTTTAGATTACGAGTCTGAGCGTGCTATTCAATTAGCCATGCGCTCAATTCAGGGGACTTGCACCACAATTGTCATTGCTCACCGTTTGAGTACAGTCCGGGAAGCCGATAAAATAGTGGTTCTCGATCAAGGTAGGATTGCCGAAGTGGGTAGCCATGATCAACTGTTGCATCACGAAGGTATTTACCGCCGCTTGCACTCTCTGCAAGAAACTGGAGAATTGCTGAGTTAG
- a CDS encoding transposase — MRKLTDPDKQEILKLYRETAETTSTLAERYGVSNSTISRLLKSTLPEDEYEYLVSLKRAARTPEGRAQVSYEQLPLLSQPEKEPEKEPEKELPSQEKATPRLKLPEISSPKPVEEERYPEEDEEEEFPPSIRRVRRRSSAEEKPKLRAAKRLEIVEPKPPEILSVPSPILKDEKDEHPEARVIAQMLQEDLLDESEDLSDLEDDLDDDDYEDDYEDEEEDLEDATPLVTRRRANEASVQVLPFSTAQLPKSCYLVIDRSSELITRPLKDFGDLGQIPNLETLQKTLPVFDNHRVAKRFSTKRDRVIKVPDSKVLHKASTHLQAKGITRLLIDGQVYSLSMV, encoded by the coding sequence GTGAGAAAATTAACAGATCCTGACAAACAAGAAATTCTCAAGTTATATCGAGAAACTGCCGAAACAACCTCAACTTTGGCAGAACGCTATGGTGTAAGTAACTCGACAATTAGTCGCCTGCTCAAAAGTACCTTACCAGAAGATGAATACGAATATCTCGTTTCTCTCAAACGTGCTGCCAGGACTCCTGAAGGCAGGGCGCAGGTAAGTTACGAGCAGTTGCCTTTGTTAAGTCAACCAGAAAAAGAGCCAGAAAAAGAGCCAGAAAAAGAGCTGCCAAGCCAGGAAAAAGCAACTCCTCGCTTGAAGTTACCAGAGATTTCATCGCCGAAGCCTGTTGAAGAAGAACGCTACCCAGAGGAAGATGAAGAGGAGGAATTTCCCCCGTCTATTAGAAGAGTCCGGCGACGTTCCTCAGCAGAAGAAAAACCCAAGTTACGCGCAGCAAAGCGATTAGAAATAGTCGAACCCAAGCCGCCGGAAATCCTCAGCGTCCCTAGTCCGATCTTAAAGGACGAAAAGGACGAACATCCTGAAGCCAGGGTCATTGCCCAAATGCTCCAAGAAGACTTGCTAGACGAGTCTGAAGATTTGTCCGATTTAGAGGATGATTTGGACGACGACGATTACGAGGACGATTATGAGGACGAGGAAGAAGACTTAGAGGATGCAACACCTTTAGTTACAAGACGAAGGGCTAATGAGGCATCAGTTCAAGTCTTGCCATTCTCGACAGCACAATTGCCAAAAAGTTGCTATTTGGTAATTGATAGATCCTCTGAGTTAATTACCAGACCACTCAAGGATTTTGGTGACTTGGGACAAATCCCTAACCTAGAAACCCTGCAAAAAACTTTGCCAGTGTTTGATAACCATCGAGTAGCCAAGCGCTTCTCTACCAAGCGCGATCGCGTGATTAAAGTTCCCGACAGTAAAGTTTTGCATAAGGCTAGTACTCATCTGCAAGCCAAAGGCATTACGCGACTGTTAATTGACGGTCAGGTTTACTCTCTATCTATGGTCTAA
- a CDS encoding ADP-ribosylglycohydrolase family protein has translation MLTATKTLSGLMGLCVGDALGVPVEFTSRAERVKSPVTMMLGYGTWNQPPGTWSDDSSLTFCLAESLCRGYSLDAIANSFWRWYKQAYWTPRGDLFDIGQNTHEAIMRLKQGIVPHQAGGKVENSNGNGSLMRILPMAYCHQSITFEELMARVHDVSAITHAHLRSQMACGIYISIAIALLEGANLQTAYLQGLERIQSVYVEREYILEKPHFHRIFSGEIATIPVEEINSGGYVIDTLESSLWCLLNSSSYSETVLKAVNLGGDADTTAAVTGGLAGIYYGVENIPQEWMNKIARKQDIINLAERFADAMDAQM, from the coding sequence ATGCTAACCGCTACAAAAACATTGTCTGGTTTGATGGGTTTATGTGTCGGTGATGCGTTGGGTGTGCCAGTTGAGTTTACTAGCCGCGCGGAAAGAGTGAAATCTCCGGTGACAATGATGCTAGGTTATGGTACATGGAATCAACCGCCGGGAACTTGGTCAGATGACAGCTCGTTGACATTTTGTTTGGCAGAAAGTCTTTGTAGAGGATATTCGTTGGATGCGATCGCCAATTCTTTCTGGCGCTGGTATAAGCAAGCTTACTGGACTCCTCGTGGCGATTTGTTTGATATTGGTCAAAATACTCATGAAGCAATTATGCGCCTGAAGCAGGGTATAGTACCTCATCAGGCAGGAGGTAAGGTAGAAAATAGCAATGGTAATGGTTCTTTAATGAGAATTTTGCCGATGGCTTATTGTCATCAAAGCATAACTTTCGAGGAATTAATGGCGCGGGTGCATGATGTTTCTGCTATTACTCATGCTCATCTGCGATCGCAAATGGCCTGCGGTATTTATATTAGTATTGCCATAGCCTTACTAGAAGGGGCTAACCTGCAAACAGCTTATTTACAAGGATTAGAAAGAATCCAATCAGTTTACGTTGAGCGGGAATATATTTTAGAAAAGCCGCATTTTCACAGGATATTCAGTGGTGAAATCGCGACGATTCCAGTTGAAGAGATTAATTCTGGTGGCTATGTGATTGATACCCTCGAATCATCCCTGTGGTGTTTGTTAAATAGCTCGTCTTACTCGGAGACAGTGCTGAAAGCTGTCAACTTGGGAGGAGATGCAGACACGACTGCGGCTGTGACTGGGGGGTTAGCAGGCATTTACTACGGTGTGGAAAACATTCCCCAGGAATGGATGAACAAAATTGCCCGCAAACAGGACATTATTAACTTGGCGGAGCGTTTTGCAGACGCTATGGACGCTCAGATGTAG
- the rpsP gene encoding 30S ribosomal protein S16, which translates to MIKLRLKRFGKKREPSYRIIAINSLARRDGRPLEELGFYNPRTDEVRLDVPGIVKRLQQGAQPTETVRSILVKANVFEQVSATTAS; encoded by the coding sequence ATGATTAAATTGCGCTTGAAGCGATTCGGCAAAAAACGGGAACCAAGTTACCGCATTATCGCCATTAATAGCCTTGCTCGCCGCGATGGCCGTCCCCTAGAAGAACTGGGATTCTACAACCCCAGAACTGATGAAGTGCGACTAGATGTTCCCGGTATCGTCAAGCGACTACAACAAGGCGCTCAACCCACCGAGACCGTCCGTAGCATTTTAGTAAAAGCCAATGTTTTTGAACAGGTCAGTGCCACAACCGCATCCTAA
- the cutA gene encoding divalent-cation tolerance protein CutA, with amino-acid sequence MEIPADYGVVLVTTANKQEAETIANALVEAQLAACVSLLPIHSIYAWEGEIYKEYEWQLLIKTDLALFSTLEAKIRELHSYEVSEIIALPIVAGSQAYLQWISQHVKH; translated from the coding sequence ATGGAGATACCTGCTGATTATGGTGTAGTGCTGGTGACAACTGCCAACAAGCAGGAAGCAGAAACAATCGCCAATGCCCTTGTAGAGGCTCAACTAGCTGCCTGTGTGAGTTTGTTGCCCATCCATTCAATTTACGCTTGGGAAGGAGAAATATACAAAGAGTATGAGTGGCAGTTGTTGATTAAAACTGATTTGGCTCTATTTTCTACCTTGGAAGCCAAAATTCGGGAACTCCATTCTTACGAAGTCTCTGAAATCATCGCCTTACCTATTGTTGCGGGTTCGCAAGCCTACTTGCAATGGATTTCTCAACACGTTAAACATTAG
- a CDS encoding PhoH family protein encodes MADALIIQLPNIPSAIALGGDREENLKLLSRQTGATLVLRGQELHIGGTQAQIDLAAQLVRSLEAIWMKGNTLSSADILTARQALDSHRQDELQELQRDVLAKTRRGEEIRAKTFRQKEYIKDIRRRDLTFCIGPAGTGKTYLAVVVAVQALLNNQVEKLILTRPAVEAGEKLGFLPGDLQQKVNPYLRPLYDAIYEFIDPEKVPSLMERGVIEVAPLAYMRGRTLNHAFVIVDEAQNTTPAQMKMVLTRLGFRSRMVITGDTTQTDLPLSQKSGLAVALQVLKNVEGIGFCEFTQKDVVRHALVQRIVAAYERYER; translated from the coding sequence ATGGCAGATGCTTTAATAATTCAGCTGCCTAATATTCCCAGTGCGATCGCTCTCGGCGGTGATAGAGAAGAAAATCTCAAACTCTTATCCCGACAAACCGGAGCTACCTTGGTGTTGCGCGGACAAGAACTACACATTGGTGGTACACAAGCGCAAATTGATTTGGCGGCTCAATTAGTGCGATCGCTCGAAGCCATCTGGATGAAGGGTAATACTCTCTCCAGTGCCGACATTTTAACAGCCCGCCAAGCCCTAGATAGTCATCGACAAGACGAACTCCAGGAATTACAGCGCGATGTCCTAGCTAAAACTCGTCGTGGTGAAGAAATTCGTGCCAAAACCTTTCGCCAAAAAGAATACATTAAAGATATACGTAGGCGTGATTTGACATTCTGTATTGGCCCTGCGGGAACAGGTAAAACTTATCTCGCCGTTGTCGTCGCTGTACAAGCACTCCTAAATAACCAAGTAGAAAAGCTGATTTTAACCCGTCCGGCTGTAGAAGCTGGAGAAAAACTCGGCTTTCTTCCCGGAGATTTGCAGCAGAAAGTCAATCCCTATCTCCGTCCACTGTACGATGCTATCTATGAATTTATTGATCCAGAAAAAGTCCCCAGTTTAATGGAACGGGGTGTAATTGAAGTAGCCCCACTTGCTTATATGCGAGGACGCACCCTCAATCATGCTTTTGTAATTGTCGATGAAGCCCAGAATACTACACCCGCCCAGATGAAAATGGTATTAACTCGTTTGGGTTTCCGTTCTCGGATGGTAATTACAGGTGATACCACACAAACAGATTTACCCCTCAGCCAAAAATCAGGACTAGCCGTAGCCTTACAAGTTCTCAAGAATGTTGAAGGTATTGGCTTCTGCGAATTCACTCAAAAAGATGTTGTGCGCCACGCCTTAGTTCAGCGTATTGTCGCCGCTTATGAACGTTATGAAAGATAA
- a CDS encoding Arm DNA-binding domain-containing protein, which produces MNIPEKASKGSVGVESFQGRLRLRLPRQVYEGSQKYLSLNLADTPENHDLAAQQAHQIELDILSGEFDKTLTKYKPQRHLSLVIPGEQQTIVTISALWDKYIEYKRPYLKPRTLDKLAVLEKHIKRCRYQNLNESIKIRLALLQQTTNSQAKDVLMYLAAACKWGMKYGLVTFNPFEGMYKELPKHNWQDNSKPNAFSEAEKQTIIQGFKNHKPFKGIGYSHYAPFVEFLFLTGCRPSEAIGLQWKHITYDCSRITFDSALVQVGNGERVRVNGSKNNKMRLFNCNQQLQALLLAIKPENSEPESLVFRSPEGLSIHYRNFSRRAWDKIVDPLLKRQSTPYSCRDTFISEQIAKGVPTAVVAKWCDNSVDVIEKKYLDAGLLEQLKPL; this is translated from the coding sequence ATGAATATACCAGAAAAGGCATCTAAAGGATCAGTCGGTGTTGAATCATTTCAAGGTAGATTACGTCTGAGATTACCTAGACAAGTTTACGAAGGTTCACAAAAGTATCTGAGTCTGAATTTAGCTGATACACCAGAAAATCACGACTTAGCAGCACAACAAGCACATCAGATAGAATTAGATATTCTGTCTGGGGAATTTGACAAAACACTGACTAAGTACAAACCACAGAGACATTTATCTCTAGTTATTCCCGGTGAACAACAGACTATAGTCACAATTTCAGCATTATGGGATAAGTACATTGAGTACAAACGTCCATATCTAAAACCGAGAACTTTAGATAAACTGGCTGTACTGGAAAAACATATTAAACGCTGTCGTTATCAAAACTTGAACGAAAGTATCAAAATTAGACTGGCTTTATTACAACAAACCACTAATTCACAGGCTAAAGATGTACTGATGTATCTTGCAGCAGCTTGTAAATGGGGCATGAAATATGGTTTAGTCACTTTTAATCCTTTTGAAGGGATGTATAAGGAACTTCCCAAGCATAATTGGCAGGATAATTCAAAACCCAATGCTTTCAGTGAAGCAGAAAAACAAACGATAATTCAGGGTTTTAAAAATCACAAACCTTTTAAAGGTATAGGTTACAGTCATTATGCACCATTTGTAGAGTTTTTATTCTTGACAGGATGCAGACCGTCAGAAGCTATTGGTCTGCAATGGAAGCATATTACTTATGATTGTTCTAGAATTACTTTTGATAGTGCATTAGTTCAGGTGGGAAACGGTGAAAGGGTGCGAGTTAATGGCTCAAAGAATAATAAAATGCGCCTTTTTAACTGTAATCAACAACTACAAGCATTATTATTGGCAATCAAGCCTGAAAACTCTGAACCTGAATCTTTGGTCTTTCGATCGCCAGAAGGACTATCAATACATTATAGAAACTTTTCCCGGCGGGCTTGGGATAAAATTGTAGATCCTTTACTAAAGCGTCAAAGTACTCCATATTCATGTCGCGATACTTTTATATCTGAACAAATTGCTAAGGGTGTTCCTACTGCTGTAGTGGCAAAATGGTGTGATAATTCAGTAGATGTTATAGAAAAAAAGTATCTTGATGCTGGCCTTTTAGAGCAACTGAAGCCGCTTTAA
- a CDS encoding Npun_F0813 family protein codes for MFILKRQDVEISSIQHPKRDQPVPILNYQGQTFRLISVFKASQEEEARALWRELTDNRGKACVLLEEPDRFSVWGKVRLDQIDNDTGSHSQREIYVQGSLLLLQAVYLDIEELLGTRQAALFEKDITDVLQKQQFPETSSLEAVKHWITTDPLDSAKLPPWQENHLMSLLQELHKLGKTYFGNTNFAHQVPDTLQDMPEAERSLFISWLNQSSLSKLWQ; via the coding sequence ATGTTTATTCTCAAACGGCAGGATGTTGAAATATCGAGTATTCAGCACCCAAAACGGGATCAGCCAGTGCCGATCCTCAATTATCAGGGGCAAACCTTTCGCTTGATTAGCGTCTTCAAAGCTAGCCAAGAAGAAGAAGCTAGAGCCTTATGGAGAGAATTAACTGATAATCGGGGTAAAGCCTGTGTCTTGCTGGAGGAACCGGATCGCTTTAGCGTTTGGGGGAAAGTCCGCTTAGATCAAATAGATAATGACACGGGTAGCCATAGCCAGAGAGAAATTTACGTTCAAGGAAGTCTTTTGCTGCTGCAAGCAGTTTATCTGGATATTGAGGAGTTATTAGGGACTCGGCAAGCGGCACTCTTTGAGAAAGATATTACTGATGTGTTACAAAAGCAACAATTTCCTGAGACATCTTCCCTAGAAGCAGTCAAACATTGGATAACAACAGATCCCCTAGATTCAGCCAAACTTCCTCCCTGGCAAGAAAATCATCTGATGAGTTTGTTGCAAGAATTGCATAAACTGGGAAAAACATATTTTGGTAATACTAATTTTGCCCATCAAGTCCCTGATACATTACAAGATATGCCAGAAGCAGAGCGATCGCTCTTTATCAGCTGGCTAAATCAATCATCACTGAGTAAACTGTGGCAATAG
- a CDS encoding DUF6816 family protein — MIKAIWTFSLIIICLLGWSGTAKAGELSQRLANFPQWEQLTSVQPAEGDLVYPDWFAGSWEVTSTLVDLVAPLAPDIVTPGFESNRQQLNQPVTFLVRFIREKPPITGLKLIPKIAKSSILIADRAFNSLNLARAYLGDEAVLSTKVDPDSPNRQITLLRGKRQLISIVTARATENTSNRNFITSEVFQQLFKGGSRPYFNEVESTTAYNKLSTSKPTIEADQVTAVYLSPQDQDYFNAASRPVALYRYRLEFSPTP; from the coding sequence ATGATCAAGGCAATTTGGACTTTTAGCTTAATTATTATCTGCTTACTGGGATGGAGTGGAACAGCAAAAGCCGGAGAATTATCTCAACGCCTAGCAAATTTTCCCCAGTGGGAACAACTCACATCCGTACAACCGGCAGAGGGAGATTTAGTTTATCCTGACTGGTTTGCTGGTTCATGGGAAGTTACCAGTACATTAGTAGATTTAGTTGCGCCTTTAGCACCCGATATCGTCACCCCTGGATTTGAATCAAATCGCCAACAACTGAATCAGCCCGTAACTTTTTTAGTGCGTTTTATTCGGGAAAAACCCCCGATTACTGGCTTAAAACTAATTCCCAAAATAGCCAAATCATCAATTTTGATAGCAGATAGAGCTTTTAATAGCTTAAATTTAGCCAGAGCTTATTTAGGTGATGAAGCGGTATTATCAACCAAAGTAGATCCAGATTCACCTAATCGACAAATTACCCTTTTGCGTGGCAAACGGCAATTAATTTCTATTGTAACTGCACGCGCTACCGAAAATACTTCAAATAGAAACTTCATCACCTCAGAAGTATTTCAACAACTATTTAAAGGCGGTTCCCGTCCCTATTTCAATGAAGTTGAATCTACTACCGCATATAATAAACTTTCTACATCTAAACCAACAATTGAAGCAGATCAAGTAACGGCGGTTTATCTTTCACCTCAAGACCAAGATTACTTTAACGCAGCGTCTCGTCCAGTCGCCCTTTATCGCTACCGCTTAGAATTTTCACCTACTCCTTAA
- the ffh gene encoding signal recognition particle protein gives MFDALSDRLESAWKKLRGQDKISQSNIQDALREVRRALLEADVNLQVVKNFISEVETKAQGADVVAGVRPDQQFIKIVHDELVRVMGAENVPLAQTEEKPTIVLMAGLQGTGKTTATAKLALHLRKLDRSCLLVATDVYRPAAIDQLVTLGKQINVPVFDLGSDADPVEIARQGVERARAEGFNTVIIDTAGRLQIDEDMMGELAQIKATVQPHETLLVVDSMTGQEAANLTRTFHEKIGITGAILTKLDGDSRGGAALSVRQISGAPIKFVGVGEKVEALQPFYPERMASRILGMGDVLSLVEKAQEEFDLADAEKMQEKILSAKFDFNDFVKQLRMLKNMGSLGGIMKLIPGMNKISDEQLKQGETQLKRCESMINSMTRQERQDPDLLASSPSRRRRIAKGSGYREPDVSKLVGDFQKMRTLMQQMGQGQMPAGMPGMFGGGGMGNPFGGGDNRPSSPGWRGYNTGDRTTKKKKNKEKKKKGFGTL, from the coding sequence ATGTTTGATGCTTTATCTGACCGTTTAGAAAGTGCCTGGAAGAAACTACGGGGACAGGACAAAATATCTCAATCCAATATTCAAGACGCTTTGCGGGAAGTGCGCCGCGCCTTGTTGGAAGCAGATGTCAATCTCCAGGTAGTTAAAAATTTTATCAGCGAAGTCGAAACCAAAGCCCAAGGTGCTGATGTCGTGGCTGGTGTGCGACCTGACCAACAATTCATCAAAATTGTTCACGATGAATTGGTGCGGGTGATGGGGGCGGAAAATGTTCCCTTAGCCCAAACAGAGGAAAAGCCCACAATCGTTTTAATGGCTGGGTTGCAAGGTACTGGTAAAACCACAGCCACTGCTAAATTAGCCTTACATTTAAGAAAATTAGATCGTAGCTGTTTGTTAGTCGCAACAGACGTATATCGCCCAGCCGCTATTGACCAACTGGTAACGTTAGGTAAGCAAATTAACGTGCCAGTTTTTGACCTGGGAAGCGATGCCGACCCGGTAGAAATTGCCCGTCAAGGTGTAGAACGTGCCAGAGCAGAAGGTTTTAATACGGTAATTATTGACACGGCTGGTCGTCTGCAAATTGACGAAGACATGATGGGGGAATTAGCCCAGATTAAAGCCACTGTCCAACCTCATGAAACTTTGCTAGTCGTAGACTCTATGACTGGGCAAGAGGCAGCAAATCTGACTCGCACCTTTCATGAAAAAATCGGCATTACCGGGGCGATACTGACTAAATTAGACGGTGATAGCCGTGGTGGTGCGGCGCTGTCAGTCAGACAAATTTCAGGAGCGCCGATTAAGTTTGTGGGTGTAGGCGAGAAAGTCGAAGCACTGCAACCTTTTTATCCTGAGCGCATGGCATCCCGGATTCTGGGCATGGGTGATGTGCTTTCCCTCGTGGAAAAAGCCCAGGAAGAATTTGATCTAGCAGATGCCGAGAAAATGCAGGAGAAAATCCTGTCCGCCAAGTTTGACTTTAATGATTTTGTCAAACAATTGCGGATGCTGAAAAATATGGGTTCACTGGGAGGCATCATGAAGTTGATTCCCGGAATGAACAAGATTTCCGATGAGCAATTGAAGCAGGGCGAAACTCAGCTTAAGCGCTGCGAGTCCATGATTAACTCCATGACTCGCCAAGAACGCCAAGACCCTGATTTATTAGCAAGTTCTCCCAGTCGGCGGCGGCGCATTGCTAAAGGTTCTGGTTACAGAGAGCCGGATGTGAGTAAGCTAGTGGGAGACTTCCAAAAAATGCGAACTCTCATGCAGCAAATGGGTCAAGGTCAAATGCCGGCGGGAATGCCTGGAATGTTTGGCGGTGGCGGCATGGGTAATCCTTTTGGCGGTGGTGATAATCGTCCTTCCTCCCCTGGCTGGCGGGGTTATAATACAGGCGATCGCACCACGAAGAAGAAAAAGAACAAAGAGAAAAAGAAAAAGGGCTTCGGCACTCTGTAG